A genomic segment from Rubrobacter tropicus encodes:
- a CDS encoding ABC transporter ATP-binding protein: protein MADVRAGEVASVPEEGAAIEVEDLVVNYGRKRAVDGLSMTVPRGSVYGFLGPNGAGKTSTIKTLMGFRKPNGGSAKVLGHDVVEESLEVRARVGFASEVNSLYEGMTVSRICALCRDLSRSWDQDLVDRYIGVFGLPADARIRKLSKGQKAQLQLCLALGGSPDLLILDEPTSGLDPVARRAFLKVLVGDVAAEGRTVFFSTHLLSDIEAVADTVGIIKGGKLLASGDLDDMRETHRVFRVVYADTPPEEEVRSLQTLPDVKEVEREGRGDVEAVERGLRDRPHSVIDVDSTGMTLEDIFVAYVEDEGDR from the coding sequence CTCGTCGTGAACTACGGGCGCAAGCGGGCCGTGGACGGGTTGAGCATGACGGTGCCGCGGGGTTCCGTGTACGGCTTCCTGGGGCCGAACGGCGCGGGCAAGACGAGCACCATAAAGACGTTGATGGGTTTCCGAAAGCCGAACGGCGGGAGCGCGAAGGTGCTCGGCCACGACGTGGTCGAGGAGAGCCTGGAGGTCAGGGCGCGGGTGGGGTTCGCCAGCGAGGTCAACAGCCTCTACGAGGGGATGACGGTGTCAAGAATCTGCGCCCTCTGCCGAGACCTCAGCCGGTCCTGGGACCAGGACCTCGTAGACCGTTACATCGGCGTCTTCGGCCTCCCCGCGGACGCCAGGATACGAAAGCTCTCCAAAGGCCAGAAGGCCCAGCTCCAGCTCTGCCTCGCGCTGGGCGGCAGCCCGGATCTACTAATACTCGACGAGCCGACCTCGGGCCTCGACCCCGTGGCCCGCCGCGCCTTCCTAAAGGTCCTCGTCGGCGACGTGGCCGCAGAAGGCCGGACCGTCTTCTTCTCCACCCACCTCCTCTCCGACATAGAGGCCGTCGCGGACACCGTCGGCATCATCAAGGGCGGCAAGCTGCTCGCTAGCGGCGACCTCGACGATATGCGCGAGACGCACCGCGTCTTCCGCGTCGTCTACGCCGACACGCCCCCCGAAGAAGAAGTGCGAAGCCTCCAGACCCTGCCCGACGTCAAGGAGGTCGAGCGCGAGGGACGGGGTGACGTCGAGGCCGTCGAGCGGGGTTTGCGGGACCGTCCCCACTCCGTCATCGACGTCGATTCGACCGGAATGACCCTCGAAGACATCTTCGTCGCGTACGTGGAGGACGAGGGTGATCGCTAA
- a CDS encoding ABC transporter permease: MIAKEWRDARWKFLIGVVAFLILIPTVSSYEAIKEGVQSQIDMMQRDLRSPEKILGPVDEQEQRRFVTSERNEIRNMQDPAYVEQIARWQLRDLTHFRNVAVIVPLAGLFGIGLVAGEVGRGSIFLLLSKPVGRTRMLLTKYAVCATCLFVIAAIGGGSIILTAFARGYPPEAVQVSKILLSTGLTYLGSLFVLGVALIMSVIFRDILRTLLATVASVFVILAGPDLLRALVEWIVWGDRLYTMGPMKFPPWYRSFDHFRLYDYWIGLQPYSGEMMAARSLVVCVVTATAALLLALWLFRRRAY, encoded by the coding sequence GTGATCGCTAAAGAGTGGCGGGACGCGCGGTGGAAGTTCCTGATCGGCGTGGTCGCGTTTCTGATCCTCATACCGACCGTAAGTTCCTACGAGGCAATAAAGGAGGGCGTTCAATCCCAGATCGACATGATGCAGAGAGATCTGCGGTCACCGGAGAAGATCTTGGGTCCGGTGGACGAGCAGGAGCAGAGACGGTTCGTGACCAGCGAGCGCAACGAGATACGGAACATGCAGGATCCCGCGTACGTCGAACAGATAGCCCGGTGGCAGTTGCGGGATCTCACCCATTTCCGTAACGTCGCGGTCATCGTGCCGCTGGCCGGCCTGTTCGGTATAGGGCTGGTCGCCGGCGAGGTGGGCAGGGGTTCGATCTTTCTGCTCCTCTCCAAACCGGTCGGCCGCACTCGGATGTTGCTGACGAAGTACGCCGTGTGCGCGACCTGCCTGTTCGTCATCGCCGCGATCGGCGGCGGGAGCATCATTCTCACCGCTTTCGCACGCGGGTATCCGCCAGAAGCCGTGCAGGTGTCGAAGATCCTGCTTTCGACGGGTCTGACGTACCTGGGGTCGCTGTTTGTCCTCGGGGTGGCGCTGATCATGTCCGTGATCTTCCGCGACATCTTGCGGACCCTCCTGGCGACCGTGGCGTCCGTGTTCGTGATCCTGGCCGGCCCTGACCTTCTCAGGGCGCTCGTGGAGTGGATCGTCTGGGGCGACCGCCTGTACACGATGGGCCCGATGAAGTTCCCTCCCTGGTACCGGTCCTTCGACCACTTCCGGCTCTACGATTACTGGATCGGCCTGCAGCCTTACTCCGGCGAGATGATGGCCGCTCGCAGCCTCGTAGTGTGCGTGGTTACCGCGACGGCGGCGCTCCTGCTGGCGCTCTGGCTGTTCCGGCGTAGGGCCTACTGA